In Salvia miltiorrhiza cultivar Shanhuang (shh) chromosome 4, IMPLAD_Smil_shh, whole genome shotgun sequence, the DNA window TTATCTTCAGCCTAACATTGAGGCGGCTTGGAGGGCTTATTGGGCTTTGCCTGAGACTCAGGCAAGGTCTGCTCAGGCGTCCAGGAATCGCCGCTCAGAGCCAGGCGGTCCGGGTACAGGGATGGCTATCCATCATGGAGGGTCGCGCAGTGCTTTAGATCATGCTGAGCATCTGGTAACTTTACAacgttttatttaaaattttgatgcaTTACTAAAttgttacttatatttttaatgtGTTTTGTAAGGCTCGGGAGAGCAATATTTCTTTTGACGAGGCTACTTGGGCGACTTTTCGACGGATCCATTATAAGAATGGACAGTATACCGCTGGACGACCTGCGCAGCACGGGGTATGACGTTAATTTAGTATCTTTAAATTCCTTTGttcgaataatttattttacaacTATTCTAACTATTTTTGTATTGTAGTTGGAGGTCGAGAGGCGATTGGCAGAGCTTCGCCAAACACAGGAAGAGGTCACGCCCGCAGATGTAGATCGCATCTTCCGAGAGGTCGTCACTCCTGATTCGAGGGGGCGCATCATGGGATTAGGCATGATGATGTCTAGGGCGATTACTGAGAGCGGCGAGTCGTCGAGCACGCACTCCACTAGCACCTCCCAGTTTCCTTTCCCTGTTGCCTCGAGAGATGAGCTCATTACATTGAGGGAGGAGCTGAGCTCCACACAGAGGGAGCTAGAGGTCAGGAGAGCGAGCGAGGAGGCTCAGAGCAGGGCTATACAGGAGATGCAAGCCCAGATCGCCCTCCTCATGCGAGGATATCATGCACAGTCCCCCTCCGACGCCTCTGATGGGACCCACCCGGACCTCTGATTATATTATTTACTATCGTTTGTTAGATACTATACTTTGAATACTGAATTTCTAAACTTGTTGACATATTTTATGATTTGCTACTTTGTTATTTGATGTCTTTCTACTTTGCTcatcttcatgattttgaataatttatagATTGCTATAGCTACATAATTGAAAACAGgaatacaaaacaaaaaaacaaaaaaacaaaaaaacgaccgaaattaaacaacgaccgaaattaaaaaaaaaaacggtcgttacgAACTAACTGAAAAAAACAGGAAAAACGacctctaacgaccgaaatttcggtcttTAAACAACGACCGAGTTAAAACGGTCGTTAATGCTTTCGGAAGATCAACGACCGTTTTAATAACGGTCGTTGAACAACGACCGAAAATCGGGAACCAAAGACCGAACTCCGGTCGTTGCTCAACGACCGTTATTAAACGGTCGTTGATGATCTCAGAAGATCAACGACCGTTATTAAACGGTCGTTGATCAACGACCGCAATTCGATCGTTAGGTCCACAAATTAGTCGTCCCGGGAAGCTTGGCTACGGTTTTAAAGACCGAATAAACGGTCGTTATATTTAAATTTCGGTCGTTGAAattcaacgaccgaaaaaaaacTGGTCGTTGAAGGCCGCACGACGAACAAAACGGCGACCACAGTTTTCAGTCGTTATTTCGGTCGTTAGGactttaacgaccgttttttcgagtttaacgaccgaattttcggtcgttagagccgcgttttcttgtagtgtcacTTCATCTGTGATCATGTGGAAAAGAAGGATGTATCAGTTGTGAAGATTCATACAAGCATTCAACGAGCCGACTTGCTGACCAAGACGCTTCTGGAAGATAGATTCAACGATCTATGTGGAAGGATCGGACTACTCAACCCGGAAGAATGATGCTGAAATCAAGATTTCAACTGAAATCTCAATAACTGATGTTCAGTCAACTGAACTCTCTCAACTGATGATGTGGCAACCCAAGAAGATGTGTCTTCTTAAGGGGGAACTGATCTCAATAGTTCAACTATTGAcatggtatcgactgactacaatgatcaatCGACCAGTAAGTACATTATATATCAGTTATATCAGTTATGTATCTAAATTTTAACAAAATCGACCTTTTCAAATAtcttaactgattgttggaaacaTTTAACTGATATCTTTGctggacaatttttttttgttaaactttaaaatatttcgtTTTGTTCCGCCTTTTCACCTGCCTCTGCTACAAAATCTTGCAATTAAATTTCGCTGATTTGACAAGAATTACTTATTTGATTTTCACAACTTTTGAGGTACACCTCTTCTGTAGAGACGGCGGACGTGAAGTTTTCTCTTAAAATTGGTTTAAGGCACCAAAATCGAAAAATCTTTTCAATTCTAGCATTTTATATACCTCTTACTTTGAAACTTTTCTTCATCACAACTTACACTCTTCCACAGACTCCTCTGTGAGAATATCTTATAGCTGCAGAAAACTTTTATTCCGATAATGGAGAGATCAATGACAACGAAGCCATGGAGTGGAAAAATGATGCTCGCACACCTGATCTATGCCGGACCATTCCACTGGACCACAACACTTCTCTGAAGTCAAGTTTCTTTCTtctctcacttgtatccagcgacgaaagtgtcttccatcctaatgtcaggcgccaagaagcttctaaGCTTCAGGAGGATACAAGTTGAAGTAACAATCTCCAAAAGTTACTTCAACTGGTTATCAAGCTCATCTCACGTATCTTGTAtacctccatggcatgcaacaacaacgagcCTTCACTCGTTGTCCGCCGGCATCCTCTGCCGCACATGGTCTTCTCAACATAGACCTAGTGCCGAtaaatcgacagtgctagtcctcaaaACTGTCACTGATTCTATTTTTACCTCTCACACCCATCCCACCttgtctctctccctctccatCTCAAACCCTCATCTTCCCCTTTAAGGTCCGTATGTACAGCCGCTTTTCTTTGTCTTTTCACAAGAGCAATGCATACCCACCTATATCCCCCATCTTCATCTCCACATCCATGCTCTTCTTCTCCATCTGTCACTCTCACCCTCCCCTACTGGCGTCTTCTTCTTCTGAGTCACCTTTGCTCAAACTCATCTCAAATCTTCTCACGGGCTTCTGAGAAACAGAGTTGGGTAtcgtctgatcatagcttccatcatcattcatcttttctttttgatgttgcaaaaaaggggaaaaagaagGCAAAGAAAAACCATCTGAGACTGAAGCTGGTAAatcaaaaggatcaccagaagctCAAAAGAGAGACGAACCAGAAAGACCTCGAGTCAATGGAAAACAAGTGTTGAAGAAGAAACAACAAATgaacaacaagaagaagaagaagatgaagatcaagctGGAGTCCAACACTTTTCATGAAGGATTATAGCCCCAATaggatcgtttcttggatatcttaattcatcatacaacgattaatccctaacatgctcctataaatttaagtgctgcacattggagttagaaacacttacttgagaattgtaTGTAGAGGCTGTCGATGACTGAgttgaaagactccagttctgatcttctgaactgtatcccgctcaactttCACCATTGGAAGGACAACGAGTTGTGAGAGTTCCCAAGGAGAAATCGGCCTTCTCAAAGTTAGCGCCCCACTGCTGCACTCTCGAAACCCTAAAAAAACGCTGCcgaaatcgctactcagccaatcaaagccttccaaagtttgaatcaaagaagagaatcacaaagtcaaaatcagtccattgctgattacatatattatCTTAGAACCTTAGacaaatattgtttatccaaagcctaagttactgattacagagaacctattctctgtgatctagttgggaGTTTTCGAACttcctttcaactgagcgaaaagagtgtttgaagtTATGTGGAgctcagaccagtgttctgactccagagaaatcttaGTTCCCAGTGCGCGCTAAGTGcgtttgagaaatccaacccagtgtatTGGTGCTGAAACGTGTGGTTTTAGttcaaggtttgttgtgcacccgtaagcataagcccagagtgtttgtcagtgtgatctactgatcgtggatgtaggaattggatttcgaaccacgtaaatatccctttgtcgtttatcgctttcagttttactttcttatctctGCAAAACCCTTCTGttaactgaaactgactaactgcaaagtaaaactaaatcttgacaacgtgcttaatcacaaaggctatttctaAAGAAAAGTTTTCTGTTGCCAAGTGTTATTTGTCTGACTGATTTATCTTTGGATAGTTAGGAGCATTCTTAACACTTCTCTATTTTAcaaactagactgaagcctaacgcatatcagttaaagtcttggaCTTGACTGgtatctctttactgaagagagtTTCAGTATCAGTATTCCATCAAAGTCCTTCTTAACTCTTTCATTGTTAAAAGGTTGTGTTGGTTTGTTGATGTTTGTTTAAAAATAgcttataggtgtattccccccccccaccccaatATTCATGTTAAAACATGGTATaaacatatttaattatgtaatagAGAACAGAGCAAATGATTGAAGGATGTGTTTGTATTGTATTTCTTGTTATTCTTTCTGAGCATTCAGACACTCTTTTATAGGGTCAGAAAATGATTGTACAAGGAAAGTGAATAAAAAGAAACAATTATCAAGGATCTTGATTGCTAGATTGATCCTTAATGATGCTAATTGATCTTTTTCCTTTCAACATCCACAACCGTGAGCCCCTAAGGAGGCTCTTAAGTGGTCCCCACCATTTAAGAGCTTCTTCCCCACAGTGGAGGCTCTCTGCATACGGGCTCTTatattttaatactccctccgtccgccaagattatgtaaaaattactatatttggcgtccgccaagattatgtcactttccttttatggcaatggtcccaccatcttctttaatattttatccttactaacactctttatttacaaaaaaaccactcaaaattcaatctcaaccacacatctcataaagtggtgggaccctttctccactacttcaaaattatcaccaattttattaaatcccgtgcccaagcaattttacataatcttggcggacggagggagtatttattttaaatgtttctataaattaaattaaacattgaatttaaaatttgaatttcattaaaattaaaattgaacgttgcattaattttaaaaaatacattgaattaaaaaataaaccctacattaattaaaaaatataattacaataaaaataaaattcaccaTCCTCAGCGACGTCAAATTGCCAAAACCAACTTTTCACGAAACTCCAACTCGATCGAAGTTATTCTCAACGTATCTTGCCCATGAGGATAGAGTCGGTGAGGTCCCGTTGCGTTTGGAAGAAAATATCCATGACTTTAACCATGTTTAACATGGCACAACCGCTCTTTTTTTTATTCTCCCCTTCGGCTAACATCTCGGTGTTCTTcttctatttttcattatctttTTTTTCAGCCTTTTTTAACCTATAGGCTTTGTTGTGATACTCAACTCCGAAGAAGTTGGTGTGTAGCAATCATCGGATCCCTTTGAACACTTGACAAAGTGAATGTCGTCATTATATGACGAGAATATTTAAAATTCGCATAGAATACGCAAATAGTGGGAATATTCAGTCAAACCAAGAAATCCTCCCAATGTTTTTACAATTTTGGGCTTAGGCCAATTTTCCACAGTGTTGAGTTTGGTAGAATCAGCTGCCACTTTCTGTTTCGATATGACATGACCCAAGTATTCAAACATGAATAATATAGAAATAATTCATAATTGATAGAAAAGACACTTTCATCGTTAAGCTCGAAAGTGGAAAGGCTCCTTCCCCACTAGCCAGTAGCCACTATCCATATTAACAAAGCAGTCATTTCAAATTCAGTGCATTTCTaacaaaagaac includes these proteins:
- the LOC131019522 gene encoding uncharacterized protein LOC131019522 yields the protein MPHESGTNWKNLTEGMKDFYFDEFEKAFCWDKTQHTRHVIKKAWVKAARVAYKDYISNCKKVMLIHRKKIDYLQPNIEAAWRAYWALPETQARSAQASRNRRSEPGGPGTGMAIHHGGSRSALDHAEHLARESNISFDEATWATFRRIHYKNGQYTAGRPAQHGLEVERRLAELRQTQEEVTPADVDRIFREVVTPDSRGRIMGLGMMMSRAITESGESSSTHSTSTSQFPFPVASRDELITLREELSSTQRELEVRRASEEAQSRAIQEMQAQIALLMRGYHAQSPSDASDGTHPDL